The Microbacterium amylolyticum genome includes the window ACACCGTGCGCTCCGAGCCCAGAGAAATGCCGAGAACGCCGATAATCTCACCCGACTGCGTCACGGGTACGATACGAAACGTGCCGAGCCCGTGCAGGTTCACCGTTGTGTCTCCCGCAGAACGGGCCGTCTTCATCACCTGCTCGGCCTGAGCAGGCGACAGGTGATAACGCGCAAGGTCGTCGCCGACGACGGCTCCTGATTTGCCGGAAAACGGACTCTCGACAACAAGAATTGTGCCGGGTGAGGCCTGGGCGCCCTGCAACTGGTCGGCCGCGGTGCCATGCACGGCGGAAATACCGATCTGTGGGCTGAGATTCTCCCACGCGCTCGTCAACTGCTGATCGGTCTGGGCCGCCAAAACGGTGTTGAGCATGACACCCGTGACGGCCGATACCACAAGCAAAATACCTGCGACAATCGCAAAGATCGTCACCATCAAACGCGTCTGCAACGTCAGACGCTTGCCACGACGCTGCCGCAGAACGGGCTGCGGCGGATAAGGCGCGGCGGCCTCCGCCTCCGCCTGCTGCGGAGCGTCGGTGGTCATTACTGCGGTGCCTTGATCATGTATCCCACGCCGCGCACCGTGTGAATGAGCGGCTCCCTGCCCGCGTCGAGTTTTTTCCGAAGGTAGGAGATGTACAGCTCGACAACGCTGGACTTGCCCCCGAAGTCGTAGTTCCAGACGCGATCGAGGATCTGCGCTTTCGACACAACGCGGCGCTGGTTGCGCATCAGGAATCGCAGCAACTCAAACTCCGTTGCGGTGAGCTCCACTTCTTCCTCGCCGCGGATCACCTCATGGCTGTCTTCGTTGAGGCTGAGGTCGCCCACGCGCAGAATCGGGTCAGGCTCGGCCGACAGCGCCGTTCCCGCACGACGCATCAGCGCCCGCAATCGCGCAACAACCTCCTCGAGGCTGAACGGCTTCGTGACGTAGTCGTCACCGCCGGCAGTGAGGCCCGCCACGCGGTCGGCAACAGCATCCTTCGCCGTCAAGAACAGAACAGGCACCATGTTGTTCTGCTGACGCAGTCGCTGCAGAACCGCCATTCCGTCAAGGTCAGGCATCATGATGTCGAGAACAAGAGCATCAGGTTCGAAGTCCTTGACGGCCTCCAACGCCTCGAAACCGCTGCTCGCGGTGCGCACATCCCAGCCCTCCATGCGCAACGCCATCGACAACAGATCGGTCAGCATCTGCTCATCGTCAACAACGAGAACGCGGACGTCGGTGCCGTCGGCGCGAGACAGGGCGGATCCATGGGGTGCGTTCGTCATGTTCACCATTGTGCGCCGGTTTCTATGCGTTCGCTATGGCGCGGCTTATGTCTGACCTGTGAATCCCGCCCTGCTTGCCGGCAGGTTTCAGTACCCGGAGAAGGCGTCGGTGGTGACCTTGCGGGCCCGGCCCAAGGCTGGTGCCAGGCCGGCGATCAGGGCCGGGGGGCCCGAGACGAACGCATGACGATCCGCCAGATCGGGGACCACCGTGAGCAGTGCTTCGGCGGTGAGTCGATCTCCGCTCCATGTCCAGTCGGTCGGCAACGCCGCGGGCCGATCAGGAACAACGACGTGAACAGGAACGCCGCAACGAGCGATGTCATCGCGGTAGGCAAGTTCATCGGAACACGAGGCGACGTACACGAGAACAACATCACGAGACACCCGGGCAAGGCGATCGTGCCGCAGTTGCGAGACGATCGGGGTGATGCCAATACCTGCCGCCACAAGAAGAACGGGTCCCCTGCGGGGCAGGAAGAAATCGCCCCACACTCCCGTTGCGCGCACCCGCGATCCGGTCGGCGTTGCCGTGAGCGCATGTTTGAACGTCGAAAGATCTCCCGCCCGCTCACGGTAAGCGATCCGCACCTCCGGCATATCCTCCGGGGCCGAAACGATTGAGAACTCCCGCCGGCTTCCGCGGGCATCGGGCCGCGGATGAGGAATGTCGAGTTCCAAGAACTGACCGGGAACGAACCGGAAAGGCCGATCAGCCACCATCGACAGCTCTCGGACCGTCGGAGTGATCTTTGTGCTGCGTGCAAGCGTCATGCGGATTGCCCCGCGAGCCACAAAAGCGGCGGCAATGAGGTTGCCGATCAACAACGCGCGTTCCTGGCCGAGCGTCATGACACCAACAGAAATCGGCCACCCGACGAGAAGTCCGACGACCACGGCGATAAGCACCTGCTGGCGCCGACGCGGCGGAAGCGTGAGGGGCTCCGTGAGCATAAAAGCGCCGAGGAAGAGCACCGGCGATTGAACAACGACCGCCGTGATCACATCGACAACCGGAAGGGTTGCTCCAAGCTGGTGCAGTTGAACGTAGGTGCGGAGCAGGGAGGTGGCAACGGCGACGAGGAGGAAAACGCTGACGACGCCGATGCGCTCCGTTCGCCATGCCACGACCCCGCCAATGAAGAGCACAGGCACGAACAACCAGGGCGTTCCGACCCACCAGGCAGAGCCCCCGCTGATCACCGGGGTGAGCGAAACGAGCGTCGCCACTGTCGCGCCAACCGCGGCGGGGTTCAGCAGATGCCGGCCGCGCCACACGAGAAGGTGCTTGGACGCAGAAGCCGCAACCGCGGCCACAGCGGCGCCGAGAAGCGTGGCGACATCGCTCCCTGGACGGAGCACGAACAACAAGATGCCGGCCGTGATCAGCGTCGATTCCGGCCGCCAGATTGCCCCACGCAACCGATGCACCACCATGTCGATTCCGGCGCCAACCCCAACAAGCACGGCAGCGGTCAGCAGAAGCGACGCCGGCTCTGGACCGATAAGACCGAAGAACGACAGCACACATGCCAGCGCGGCGAGCACAGCCAGGCCGGCCAGCACCAACCGGTACATCGTGATCCGCCCCAGCGCACCACGCATTCTTCTCACTGCACTACCCAGCCCGTTCATGCAAATACCTCCGCCACGCGCTGATCAACTCGGTCACCGAGCGACCACTCGGCGCGCCCATCGGTGAACATCCTCACCCAGTGCACGCCGCGCTCATGAGCGAACTGCGGCCCGCCGTCGAAGAACAGCCCCGTCGCCGCGGCATCCGCCGTCATCGCGTCGGGAGCGATCGCCCACGTTGCCGCGATTTCGCGAACGGGTTCTCCCGTTCGTCCGTCCAGCACATGATGTAGCTGGTTACCCCACGCGCGCCGATTGGTCGCCGAGGCGCACAGCGCCTCTCCGTCAATCTCGACCACCCCGATCGCCGTGCGTGAATCGTAGGGGTGCTCAAGCGCAATGCGCTGTGGCATCCCCCGAACTCGAATGTCGCCGCTCGCGTCGACGACGACCGGTCCGGCGATCTCATCACACACGAGATCGACCAGTCGCCCCTTTCCCATCGCACCCACGTCGATGGTGCCGGGCCGAGCGAGTCGCAGAGATGTCTCGTCCCAGCTGAGGATCTCGCGCCAGCGCACAGGGGCCGGAAGCGCCGAACCGGTGGGCTTCAGCGTGATGTCCGCGTCATATCCCAACCGGCTCAGGGAGTCGCCGATCAGGGGATTGACCCCTCCCGCCGTCGCCACGGAAAGCTCGCCGGCGAGTGCCAACATGGCCTCGGCATCCGGTGGCGCAGGAACCGAGCCGCCTTTCAGCGACAGGCGTGACACAACAGAATCGGGCCGAAACCGCGACCAATCGGCGTCGAATTCCGCAATCACGCGCGACACCGCGTCGCGCTCCCCCGCTGCGATCGGCCCCGGGGTGACGATCTCCCATGCCGTGCCGATCGCGTCGAAGCGCCATACGGCGGGCGACATGTTAGAGCTCCGCGTCCTGCTTGATCTGCTCGATCGCCTGGTTGAAGCCGCCGCTGGTCAACGATGAACCCGCAACTCGGCTGACGTTGATCTCGTCGAGTGGCTGGCCAACGACCTCATCGGCGATGCCGTCGATGAACTGTCCTTGGAACTGCCGACTCTCGGTGGCCTGCGGATCTCCCACCACCTCGACGGACGTGACGACGGAGTCCTGCACATCGACGGTCACCTCGACCGTTTCCACGGTCTCGGGCGTCTGGTACGTGCCCTCCGCCGAGTATGTTCCGTCGGCATAGCCGGTTTCGGTGGGCGTTATATCGGTCTGCTGACCGCCGCCATACCCGGAGGCGCCGGGCGTCGCGGCGCCACAGCCCGCGAGCGCCATGATTCCGGCGACACCAACAAACGCCGCAGAGGCGCGCACAGTTCGGTTCATTTCGATCCTCCCAGCTGGAGCCGCGACGTGCTGCGTACGCGCAACGCTACCGAAAAACGAACCCATTCATCCGTCTCTGAACGATATTCAGGCAGCGCCGTCGAACATACTCGTGACGGAACCGTCATCGAAGACCTCCTGAATGGCGCGCGCGAGAAGCGGCGCGGCCGAGAGGACCGTGAGGCTGTCGAAGCGGTGATGCGGAGGAATCGGCACGGTGTCGGTAACAACAACGCGGTCGATCGCCGGGTCCTGCAGGCGTTCCACGGCGGGGTCCGAGAAAATCGCGTGGGTTGCCCCAACGATGACCTTCTTGGCGCCGTTCTCCTTGAGCGCGCGCGCCGCCTTCTGGATCGTGCCGGCGGTGTCGATCATGTCGTCAACGAGGAGGCACGTGCGCCCCTCGACCTGTCCGACGATCTCGTGCACAGAGATCTGGTTCGCGACCTTCGGGTCACGTCGCTTGTGAATGATGGCGAGCGGAGCAAGCAGCGAGTCGCTCCACGTGTCGGCAACACGAACGCGTCCCATGTCGGGAGAAACAACCGTGAGTGTTTCGCGGTCTTCCTCCGTGAGCGTCTCCTGGAAGTGCTTGAGCAGAACCGGCTTCGCGAACAGGTGATCGACGGGACCGTCGAAGAACCCCTGGATCTGCGACGCGTGCAAATCGACACTCATGATGCGATCGGCGCCGGCCGTGGCAATGAGGTCGGTGACAAGGCGGGCGGAAATCGGCTCGCGGCCGCGGCCCTTCTTGTCCTGACGGGAGTACGGGTAATACGGCAGGACCACCGTGACGCGCTTCGCCGAGGCCCGTTTGAGCGCGTCAAGCATGATCAGCGTTTCCATCAAGTCTTCGTTGATGTTTTCGCCGAAGCTCTGCAGGAGGAAGACATCGGTTCCGCGCATCGACACCTCGAAGCGCGTGTAGATCTCTCCTGCGGCAAATGTGCGGCACTCCGTTGGAGCGAGCTCGATACCGAGGTTCGCCGTGACGTCGCGAGCGAGCTCAGGATGCGAACGCCCGGAGACCACCACCAGACGCTTCTTCGTCTTCTGAACCTTGCCCGGGGCGATGCCCCGCTCGAGGTCGAGGTCAACGGTCTTATTCTTGCCCGTCATCGGTCGCTTTCTCTGAGTCTCGAGCACGCTCTGCGGCTTCTGCTGCCGCCGTACCCGCTCTGTTCTTCTCGACCCACCCCTGGAGGTTCCGCTGGGGTGCAACGCTTAGGCCGAGCGCGCCGGGCGGAACATCTTTTCGGATGACCGCGCCTGCGCCCGTCTTTGCGCCGTCGCCCAGTCTAACGGGGGCGATGAGAACCGTATGTGAGCCGGTGTGCACATGGTCGCCGATAACGGTGCGGTGCTTCGCCACATCGTCATAGTTCGCCGTGATCGCTCCGGCACCGAGATTGACACCAACACCGATCTCGGTGTCGCCAACGTAGGACAGGTGAGGAACCTTGCTGCCATCGCCGACAGTCGAGTTCTTGATCTCGACGAACGTTCCGGCTTTAGCCCCGCGACCGAGAACGGCGCCCGCGCGCAAATACGCCCACGGACCGACGTTCGCGCCCGCGCCGATAACGGCGAGGTTCGCATCAGAACGGCGCACAACGGCGCCCTCCCCCACTTCGGTATCGACGATTGACGTGTCCGGACCGATCGTTGCGCCCGTTGACACATGCGAGGCGCCGAGAATGTGGGTATTCGGCAGAATCGTCACGTCTTGTTCGAACGTGGCCGTGTCATCGATCCACGTGGTGTGTGGGTCTTGAACCGTGACCCCACCGGCTTCCCATCGCCGGATGACGCGCTGGTTCAGCATGCGCCCCGCTTCCGCGAGCTGGCGGCGATCGTTCACGCCCAGCGCTGCTGATGCATCGGGCGCGGAAACGGCGGCAATGCCGTGACCGTCTGCGCGAAGAATGCGGATGACGTCGGTGAGGTACATCTCGCGGGCCTCGTTGTCGATGCCAACGTCCGCGAGAGCGCGGCGCAGCTCGGGCGCGCGAAACACATAAACGCCCGCGTTGATCTCGGTGACCGCGGCCTCTTCTGCCGTCGCCCCCTTCTGCTCAACGATGCGGGCGACAAGACCCGAGGCGTCTCGGATCACGCGGCCGTATCCGTGCGGGTCCGCCAGCTCGGCGCTCAAGAGCGTTGCGGCGGCGGCGCGACCCGCGTGTTCGGTAAGCAGCGAGCGGAAGATATCTGGCTCGATCAGGGGGACATCGCCCGAAAGAACGAGAACATCACCATCGAACTCTGCCGGAAGCGCCTCGACGCCCAGTTGGACAGCGCGCCCCGTTCCCGGAATGTCGTCCTGATCGACGGCGATGACGCCGGGGTAGTCCTCAAGAGAGGCAACAACCTCTTCCCGCTTGTGGCGAACCACAACGCGCACGTGTGCGGATCCGAGCGCCTCCGCCGAGCTGAGTACGTGTCCGAGAAGCGTTCGCCCCCCGATGCGATGTAGAACCTTGGGCGTATCCGACTTGAGGCGGGTGCCTTGACCAGCCGCCATCACCACGATCGCCAGCTGGCGCTGGCCCTCACCGTTTTTCGTCACGCTCCGCCACCAGGATTCGAACCCGGACCTCACGGCTCCAAAGGCCGTCGTGCTGCCATTACACCATGGCGGACTACGGCTGACGCCGCCCTATAAGTCTTGCATGAACGACGAGGGGAAACGTGAATGCGATGCGCACAGCGCGTAAGAGGGCGAGACACGCGATAATCATCGGATGGGCAGTGAACATGATGAGGTCGATCGGATCGTCGGGGCGTGGAGCGCCGAACGACCCGACCTCAACTTCTCACCGATGGAGGTGCTCTCCCGCGTGGACCGCCTGTCGCATCATCTCGACAGGGAACGACGCGAGGCGTTTCGCCGTACCGACATCGAACCGTGGGAGTGGGATGTTCTCTCAGCCCTGCGCCGCGCGGGAGACCCGTTCCGGCTCAGCCCCAAGCAGCTCCTGCAACAGACCCTTGTCTCGAGCGGGACGATGACCAACCGCATCGATCGTCTGCGCGAGCGCGGCCTCGTCGAGCGAGCCACAGACCCGGCCGATCGGCGCGGCGTCCTCGTGACGCTCACCGACGAGGGGCGGACGCGCGTGGACGCGGCAATCACCAGGCTCATCGACGCAGAGTCGGATCTTCTGCAGTCGATGTCAACTCACGACCAGAAGCGGCTGGGCGGACTCCTCCGCCAGCTGCTCATCTCGTTCGACGGAAAGGCGTAACGCGCACATGGCCCACCTCATCGGAGGCGAGGACCTGCGGGTCGACTTCCCCGCGAAAACCGTTCTCGACGGCGTCACGGTCGGAGTGGCCGACGGCGACCGCGTCGGCATTGTGGGACGCAACGGCGACGGCAAATCAACGCTCATGAAGGTGCTGATGCAGCGCATGGCGCCCCATGACGGACGCGTCACGCAGAGGAACGCGTTGCGGGTCGGAATGCTGGCGCAGGAAGACGATCTTCCCGGCGGCGGAACGGTTCAGCACGCGATCGTCGGCGATGCCGATGAACATACCTGGCTGGGCGACGCGCGCATCCGCGATGTTCTCGACGGGCTCACAGGAGACCTCGATCTCGCGGCCGATGTCACGAGCCTCTCTGGCGGACAGCGTCGCCGCGTCGCCCTCGCGAAGCTCCTCGTCGGCGACTGGGATGTGATCGCTCTTGACGAGCCCACCAACCACCTGGATGTTGAAGGAATCTCCTGGCTGGCGCAGCACCTCGATCGCCGCTGGCAGAAGAATCAGGGCGCGCTGTTGCTGGTGACCCACGACCGGTGGTTCCTCGATGCCGTGTGCACACGCATGTGGGAAGTGCACGACGGAATCGTCGACCCCTTCGAGGGCGGATATGCCGCGTACGTTCTGCAGCGTGTCGAGCGACAGCGGCAGGCGGCTGTCGCG containing:
- a CDS encoding response regulator transcription factor, with the protein product MTNAPHGSALSRADGTDVRVLVVDDEQMLTDLLSMALRMEGWDVRTASSGFEALEAVKDFEPDALVLDIMMPDLDGMAVLQRLRQQNNMVPVLFLTAKDAVADRVAGLTAGGDDYVTKPFSLEEVVARLRALMRRAGTALSAEPDPILRVGDLSLNEDSHEVIRGEEEVELTATEFELLRFLMRNQRRVVSKAQILDRVWNYDFGGKSSVVELYISYLRKKLDAGREPLIHTVRGVGYMIKAPQ
- a CDS encoding FAD-dependent oxidoreductase, coding for MRGALGRITMYRLVLAGLAVLAALACVLSFFGLIGPEPASLLLTAAVLVGVGAGIDMVVHRLRGAIWRPESTLITAGILLFVLRPGSDVATLLGAAVAAVAASASKHLLVWRGRHLLNPAAVGATVATLVSLTPVISGGSAWWVGTPWLFVPVLFIGGVVAWRTERIGVVSVFLLVAVATSLLRTYVQLHQLGATLPVVDVITAVVVQSPVLFLGAFMLTEPLTLPPRRRQQVLIAVVVGLLVGWPISVGVMTLGQERALLIGNLIAAAFVARGAIRMTLARSTKITPTVRELSMVADRPFRFVPGQFLELDIPHPRPDARGSRREFSIVSAPEDMPEVRIAYRERAGDLSTFKHALTATPTGSRVRATGVWGDFFLPRRGPVLLVAAGIGITPIVSQLRHDRLARVSRDVVLVYVASCSDELAYRDDIARCGVPVHVVVPDRPAALPTDWTWSGDRLTAEALLTVVPDLADRHAFVSGPPALIAGLAPALGRARKVTTDAFSGY
- a CDS encoding FAD:protein FMN transferase — protein: MSPAVWRFDAIGTAWEIVTPGPIAAGERDAVSRVIAEFDADWSRFRPDSVVSRLSLKGGSVPAPPDAEAMLALAGELSVATAGGVNPLIGDSLSRLGYDADITLKPTGSALPAPVRWREILSWDETSLRLARPGTIDVGAMGKGRLVDLVCDEIAGPVVVDASGDIRVRGMPQRIALEHPYDSRTAIGVVEIDGEALCASATNRRAWGNQLHHVLDGRTGEPVREIAATWAIAPDAMTADAAATGLFFDGGPQFAHERGVHWVRMFTDGRAEWSLGDRVDQRVAEVFA
- a CDS encoding ribose-phosphate diphosphokinase, whose product is MTGKNKTVDLDLERGIAPGKVQKTKKRLVVVSGRSHPELARDVTANLGIELAPTECRTFAAGEIYTRFEVSMRGTDVFLLQSFGENINEDLMETLIMLDALKRASAKRVTVVLPYYPYSRQDKKGRGREPISARLVTDLIATAGADRIMSVDLHASQIQGFFDGPVDHLFAKPVLLKHFQETLTEEDRETLTVVSPDMGRVRVADTWSDSLLAPLAIIHKRRDPKVANQISVHEIVGQVEGRTCLLVDDMIDTAGTIQKAARALKENGAKKVIVGATHAIFSDPAVERLQDPAIDRVVVTDTVPIPPHHRFDSLTVLSAAPLLARAIQEVFDDGSVTSMFDGAA
- the glmU gene encoding bifunctional UDP-N-acetylglucosamine diphosphorylase/glucosamine-1-phosphate N-acetyltransferase GlmU, with amino-acid sequence MAAGQGTRLKSDTPKVLHRIGGRTLLGHVLSSAEALGSAHVRVVVRHKREEVVASLEDYPGVIAVDQDDIPGTGRAVQLGVEALPAEFDGDVLVLSGDVPLIEPDIFRSLLTEHAGRAAAATLLSAELADPHGYGRVIRDASGLVARIVEQKGATAEEAAVTEINAGVYVFRAPELRRALADVGIDNEAREMYLTDVIRILRADGHGIAAVSAPDASAALGVNDRRQLAEAGRMLNQRVIRRWEAGGVTVQDPHTTWIDDTATFEQDVTILPNTHILGASHVSTGATIGPDTSIVDTEVGEGAVVRRSDANLAVIGAGANVGPWAYLRAGAVLGRGAKAGTFVEIKNSTVGDGSKVPHLSYVGDTEIGVGVNLGAGAITANYDDVAKHRTVIGDHVHTGSHTVLIAPVRLGDGAKTGAGAVIRKDVPPGALGLSVAPQRNLQGWVEKNRAGTAAAEAAERARDSEKATDDGQE
- a CDS encoding MarR family winged helix-turn-helix transcriptional regulator, with translation MGSEHDEVDRIVGAWSAERPDLNFSPMEVLSRVDRLSHHLDRERREAFRRTDIEPWEWDVLSALRRAGDPFRLSPKQLLQQTLVSSGTMTNRIDRLRERGLVERATDPADRRGVLVTLTDEGRTRVDAAITRLIDAESDLLQSMSTHDQKRLGGLLRQLLISFDGKA